From the genome of Sinanaerobacter sp. ZZT-01:
AGCTTTCTTCCAATATCTGTATTTCCTAATCGCTCTTCAATTTCTTCACGCGCAACATTTGTATGTGACAGAACACATATACCTGAATTATTGTATGGCCATTTTCTTGCTAAAATTGCTAATTTTGCAATGAGCGTGGTCGTTTTTCCGCTTCCCGGAAACGCCTGGACATCTATTGATTCTAAGTTTTTAATTATGTTGACTCTATCATTATTAAAGCGAAATCCCATAATGGACTCAACCCAAGTAATATCGTCATCAGTAATTTTGATTTGCTCCAACCTTTCAATTCCCATGATTTATTCCCCTGCAACGTATTCTATTGCATCCACTAGATAACTTGGCAACATAGATTTTAACTCACTTACATTTCCTGTGAAAGCATCTTCAAGTTCAAATGCAAACTGTTGTGCAAAATCCGCTTTAGATGCGGTCTTCTTCGCAAAATATTTATAGAAATAAGAGGACCTATCCTCTAACGTAGGTAATGCTTTGATTGCTGTCTTAATATCATCTGTTTTTTTATCCCAATTTTGCTTAGCGTAGCTTACTTTAACTAATGCCCTAATTAAAGCCTCTTGCATTTTACTATGACTTAAGCCTGCAAAAGCCAAGTCATACTCCAAAGTCCAGTGATCTGCAATGTATGTTACAACCTGTTGTCCATCTGCTTTTTGCTTTATATTCTTAAGATGAGAGGTCGCTTCTTCCAACGTAAAATCCGCTTCTGCTCTCCAATTACGGTCTTCCTTTTTCGGCCATGTTGACGGATCTAGCGTATACTTTTCGTCAATACAAATACCAGGAGCACAGTTCGGCATAACATCTCTATCAGTAACACAGGCAACTTTAATGCCCCAAGTATCATCAATATTGGAACGTTGGAATATTCTTGCATAGCGACGCAGACCTGTACTTCTAACATCAACTAATGAAGTTCCGAAATCCGTAAAGCTACATCCTAATAATTTGGCTATGGTGGGAAGTAACAGAGCTTCTCCAGGCCCTTCTACAATAATTACACTTCGTGCAAAAAACAAGTTGGCTTTTGTAGCATCCAAATACTTTTCCAAATACCTATAATCATCATCATCCAACATTGTATGACCTTTTGCCAATGGAAGCACTTGCCCTTCTTTTACCATTACAATATTATCTATTTTTACCACAGAAGCTAACAATGGTGAATGTGTTGTAATAATTATCTGTTGTTGCTTGCTTTCTGCTTCATTTTCAAGAGACTGAATTAACTTTAGTTGCCGCTGGGCATGCACATGAGCTTCCGGCTCCTCAATAAGTAGGAACGATGATTTCTTTTCCGTTTCAGCTTCTTTATGTAAAAGTAGTTCACATGCCATACTCATAATATTACTCGTGCCCAATCCAACTTTACCTTGCATAGCACTTGCATTTTTATCGACCGCCAAGTCAAGTTTTTCTAAAAGAGCCAATGTCTTTTGAAGATCATTGCTATTGGAACCTGCCACCTCAAATCTTGTTTTGATGATATCTTTTTTTAGGAGCATTTGCTTACCTAATATTTCTGTCATATCATCATTTATTGACTTAAGAGAGGGATGAGCTGCCAACAAATTGTTTGATAAGTTTGTAATACCTACCAATGACAATTCATGTATATCCATTCCGTCTTGAAACTCACTTTTTCCTTGATTTAAACCCGGTATGTTTTGGACAATCTGAGATAAACGTGAATGCCTTCCGGCTTGCATATCACTATAAGCATCACGCAGGGCTCTTAAATATGTAATACGTAGCAGCTCACGAGCTTCCGAGGATGGGGCAGGGCCATTACCATCCTTACCTGTAGAAAATGAAGAAACTGGCCTGGGTGGTTTAAATGATAATAAATATTTACATTTCCAGTGCAAATACAAACAAGGCGTATTTACTGCTCCTTTCTTTTCATATGTCAAGCATTCCAAGAAGTAGGCTTGCTCATCTGGGGTCAAACTAGTGAATTTACAACTAATACTAATTTCTCGAGAGATGTCCTCATTAAAAAAGTCATTTGTTTCTATACGAATCCAGCCGAAATCTGTTGTTCCAAGTACAATTCTGATAGCGTCCATTATAGCCGATTTACCTGAGTCATTTTCTCCTACCAAAACAGTTAAACCTGGATTAAAATTAATGATGTGCTCATCATCATTAAAACATCGAAAATTTTTTATTCGTAATGAAGACAAATACATAGTTGCACCTCCCAGTTTTCTATATTCTGCATATATAAGCCATAATATAATCAAATAATTAAGGATCAATTCATCAAAAAGTGGCCCTAAAGTCATCTAACATTTTTTTCAAAATAAGTGCATTTAAATAATCTTTTTTAAAAGCACTCATTACATATCCCTCTATATTAGGAAAATGTGGAAGCATACCTTCAAAATCATCAGCATTATAGTTAGCATAATTTTCTTTCACAAATTTATCAAATCTTACCTTCTCAATCTCTGATTCAAAGATAAGTATGCACTCTAAGAAACGTCTCCTTGATGTTTGTTCCTCATCCATGTCATCAGTAATATAAAATTTATGAACGATATACTCTATTGACTCTTTAATGAGATACTTGTAACTAATATCCCAATCCATTCTATTTCCGTCTAAAGATAGCCCTTCTATTTTAGGAGTAGCCGTGAAATATCGGCCTCCATCTAATGCTGCTCCTCCCAAAGAATCTAATAATGTTTGATGATAATAGAGATTGATATCATACCAGTGAGGACGACTATCATATTGCCCAAACAGATAGAACTCATAACCGTCCCTGTCATCTGCAGCCGAGACCCGTTCTATTACAAATTCCGGTGCGTACTTATAATACCTTCTGGATTCATCAGCCGAGTCAACCCAATCTGATGGACTTTGCAAATACAGAATGACACGTTCAAGTGCTGTCGCATCTATTCCAAAACGCTTCTTCCAAAGAGTTTCAATAATATTAATGTCAGCCGAAGAGTTTTTCGGCGTATTGGTATCCATAATGCGAACATATATGTTATTTGCATAAACTCCCTGATATTGTTCCGTCAAATAATACGGAGTATTGCGATCATTATGTATGACTATTACATCAATAGATTTTTCAGATAAAAGAATTGATTGGACTGTAACAGTGGGTCTGATTCCACCGGCGAATTTCTTGTCACGCAAAAAAGATACTAAATCTTGTGTTTTCTTCCGGTTAGAATCATCTACCATTTCTTGTATCTCATAATCTCTTTCTTCATCAACACCGATAATAATCAAGCCGTCTTGACTTGATAAATTATTTGCCATACAAATAATATCATGCAGAAGATCCGCCTTGTTGATATACCATTCCCGTTTAAAATCCCAATGGTCTCCTTCTTGTTTTAAGGAAATCAATTTGGCAACCTGCTCGGTTAAATCTTGTATATTCATAGACCATCTCCTTAAGTTTGTTTCCTCACTGCTCCGCGTGTCTTAACCTGGAATTCATCATATGTACTGTAATTTTTGATCCCCTGTGATTTCTGTTTCTTTCCCACTATGGTATTATCAATCCTTTTTTGTAGGAACTCACATAGATCTTCAAAACGTTCATTAGGAGTTTCATCCCACTTAAAACCGATTTCTCTCTTTATCGCTTTGTAAAGCAAGGCATAATTCATTGGGCTCCTGTCCATGTTTTCAGTGGCCTTCTTGAATTCATGATATCTATCAATTAAATGTTTCACATAATTTTTCATATATGTATTACTGCCAATAGTGCCTTGAATCGGAGCTTTCTTGATATTTTGGTTCTTAGAGGTATTAATTGTAATGTTATTCCCTATGACAGAATCCTTAATGTTTGCAGCATGCACGGTAGTGCAGTTATCCGATCTTCCATTGTCTGGTGAAAGCTGGGGATAATGCTGAACAAATACTTTTTCATCTGATACAATCAATGCAATGATATCTTCCCAAAAAAGAATATCTACTGAAAATAACCCTTTTTCAAAATGCTGTAAATTTAGAACATTCACTTTTTCCTGTAGTTGGGCACTTTTCTTCATAGATGTAGCAATAATATAATGTGTCAACGAGGGGGTGAATTCCTTTGCTTTGTCAATTTCCTGTTGAATTTGGGTATAAGTTAATCTTTCCACTTTTTTGCATTGAACTCCAACAAAAGAGGCATTTTTGTCCCGCAAATAGACATCCACTCCATGCTGAGTTTGCCCGCCACTCCCAAATAAAGCAATCATGCAATTAGGCCATTTCATCCTTAAATAGCTCTCGACTAATCGCTCAAAGTCCTGCCAATTTTGTGGTTTTGGTATTTCCATATTCTTTAATATTGGCATAAGACACCCCTCC
Proteins encoded in this window:
- a CDS encoding ATP-binding protein; this translates as MNIQDLTEQVAKLISLKQEGDHWDFKREWYINKADLLHDIICMANNLSSQDGLIIIGVDEERDYEIQEMVDDSNRKKTQDLVSFLRDKKFAGGIRPTVTVQSILLSEKSIDVIVIHNDRNTPYYLTEQYQGVYANNIYVRIMDTNTPKNSSADINIIETLWKKRFGIDATALERVILYLQSPSDWVDSADESRRYYKYAPEFVIERVSAADDRDGYEFYLFGQYDSRPHWYDINLYYHQTLLDSLGGAALDGGRYFTATPKIEGLSLDGNRMDWDISYKYLIKESIEYIVHKFYITDDMDEEQTSRRRFLECILIFESEIEKVRFDKFVKENYANYNADDFEGMLPHFPNIEGYVMSAFKKDYLNALILKKMLDDFRATF
- a CDS encoding ATP-dependent nuclease — its product is MYLSSLRIKNFRCFNDDEHIINFNPGLTVLVGENDSGKSAIMDAIRIVLGTTDFGWIRIETNDFFNEDISREISISCKFTSLTPDEQAYFLECLTYEKKGAVNTPCLYLHWKCKYLLSFKPPRPVSSFSTGKDGNGPAPSSEARELLRITYLRALRDAYSDMQAGRHSRLSQIVQNIPGLNQGKSEFQDGMDIHELSLVGITNLSNNLLAAHPSLKSINDDMTEILGKQMLLKKDIIKTRFEVAGSNSNDLQKTLALLEKLDLAVDKNASAMQGKVGLGTSNIMSMACELLLHKEAETEKKSSFLLIEEPEAHVHAQRQLKLIQSLENEAESKQQQIIITTHSPLLASVVKIDNIVMVKEGQVLPLAKGHTMLDDDDYRYLEKYLDATKANLFFARSVIIVEGPGEALLLPTIAKLLGCSFTDFGTSLVDVRSTGLRRYARIFQRSNIDDTWGIKVACVTDRDVMPNCAPGICIDEKYTLDPSTWPKKEDRNWRAEADFTLEEATSHLKNIKQKADGQQVVTYIADHWTLEYDLAFAGLSHSKMQEALIRALVKVSYAKQNWDKKTDDIKTAIKALPTLEDRSSYFYKYFAKKTASKADFAQQFAFELEDAFTGNVSELKSMLPSYLVDAIEYVAGE